A genome region from Drosophila simulans strain w501 chromosome 2R, Prin_Dsim_3.1, whole genome shotgun sequence includes the following:
- the LOC6733494 gene encoding coilin isoform X1 — translation MRQSSMKVDLSNFFKDERRNSLVFIDAAWNNIKDLQDHIQNLFSLKDISLLTADGCFLPPRESIKVLNSAEGLKAFRFASHDSDTFVSPAPVKSSKKRKNRSVEEQVHLTASTPLRPSKRSKNQNNSEWINIKEDPSCVGNKELLDKARGPSVQSKLLINKGIPKAPETQTEVSSMSANIETEKKESAPQTKKKSKNKKPPKSPEASEQVQNEPAPKSVSRCTLKESKMSESKNQDILSEKSGVVALQEDETPEEQQDKTHLDVDQTEKGPGIAGSLPSISFRSPLLEMSFNVPRIVPFPTKKKQIEILEYIQLKPISPRLLLQKGAKSDTAKQFPSNGKDSTLKLESIDTLRDQEFPDVKDKKTVSEDIKTAVATFPEDIIETSTTLPEAIAAVESAYLDNSTEAETTLPSEAEATNPLELTDSFLQNNTSMEKTPKVEKILPDDENASPIKNNVDSKDVKTEKVPIFEEELVSDSDDDVMLVDDSNIDVTCDDSDIEPIPVVQDRQSLGIIRNLLRTATPLTSLPSRGDTVIFKLLKIKGNAKSGSTEFIAGRCTYVNRRTKIVTVETIIYPPEIGRILSQYYMSGLNESSEDVRTLSVHLKDMIEAKSIIPTID, via the exons ATGCGCCAATCCAGCATGAAGGTAGATCTATCAAACTTTTTCAAGGACGAACGACGAAATTCGTTGGTTTTCATCGATGCAGCATGGAACAACATCAAGGACCTCCAGGACCACATACAAAACCTCTTCAGCTTG AAGGACATAAGTTTGCTCACCGCAGATGGATGCTTTCTGCCCCCGAGGGAGTCTATTAAAGTGCTGAACTCTGCCGAAGGACTCAA AGCCTTTCGGTTTGCCAGCCATGATAGTGATACCTTTGTGAGCCCTGCTCCTGTAAAATCCAGTAAGAAGCGCAAGAATCGATCCGTCGAGGAACAGGTACACCTAACCGCCTCCACTCCCCTCCGACCTTCAAAGCGCTCCAAGAACCAGAACAACTCAGAATGGATCAATATTAAGGAAGATCCGTCTTGTGTGGGAAATAAGGAGTTACTAGATAAGGCTCGTGGACCTTCTGTGCAGTCAAAGCTCTTGATAAACAAGGGCATTCCAAAGGCCCCTGAAACTCAGACAGAAGTTTCTAGCATGTCAGCGAACATCGAGACAGAGAAGAAGGAATCTGCTCCTCAgactaaaaaaaaatccaaaaacaagaaaccgCCCAAATCGCCCGAGGCATCTGAGCAGGTACAGAATGAACCTGCTCCTAAGAGTGTTTCTCGATGCACGCTGAAGGAGAGTAAAATGTCAGAAAGCAAGAATCAAGATATTCTATCAGAAAAATCTGGTGTGGTAGCGCTGCAGGAAGACGAAACTccagaggagcagcaggacaaaACACACTTGGATGTGGACCAAACTGAGAAGGGTCCTGGCATTGCTGGTAGCCTCCCATCGATCTCGTTCCGCTCCCCTCTCTTGGAGATGTCCTTTAATGTTCCGCGCATAGTTCCATTTcccactaaaaaaaaacaaattgaaattctgGAATATATACAACTTAAGCCCATCAGCCCTCGTTTGTTGCTGCAGAAAGGGGCTAAGAGTGATACGGCTAAACAATTCCCAAGCAATGGGAAGGATTCAACTTTAAAGCTCGAATCCATCGACACTTTGCGTGACCAAGAATTTCCAGATGTAAAGGATAAAAAAACTGTTTCAGAAGATATAAAGACAGCAGTTGCAACTTTTCCCGAAGACATCATTGAAACATCAACCACTCTTCCGGAGGCCATAGCAGCAGTTGAATCTGCTTATCTGGACAATTCTACTGAGGCTGAGACCACTCTTCCGTCCGAAGCTGAAGCCACTAATCCACTTGAGCTTACTGATTCATTTCTGCAGAACAACACATCTATGGAAAAAACACCCAAAGTCGAAAAAATTTTGCCAGATGACGAAAATGCATCTCCGATTAAAAATAACGTTGATTCGAAGGATGTAAAAACGGAAAAAGTACCTATTTTTGAGGAAGAATTAGTATCCGATTCCGACGACGATGTAATGTTGGTAGATGACTCGAATATCGACGTTACATGCGACGACTCTGATATTGAGCCGATTCCAG TAGTACAAGATAGGCAATCTTTGGGCATTATAAGGAACCTACTGCGGACTGCAACTCCGCTCACTAGCCTGCCGTCCAGGGGCGATACGGTTATATTTAAACTGCTGAAGATTAAGGGAAACGCCAAATCTGGCTCAACCGAATTTATTGCCGGGAGATGCACTTACGTCAACCGGCGGACCAAAATTGTAACAGTGGAAACAATAA TTTATCCCCCCGAAATCGGTCGCATATTGAGTCAATATTATATGAGCGGGTTGAACGAGTCTTCTGAGGATGTGCGTACTTTAAGTGTTCATCTTAAAGATATGATTGAAGCCAAAAGCATTATACCCACAATCGACTGA
- the LOC6733494 gene encoding coilin isoform X2, whose product MRQSSMKVDLSNFFKDERRNSLVFIDAAWNNIKDLQDHIQNLFSLKDISLLTADGCFLPPRESIKVLNSAEGLKAFRFASHDSDTFVSPAPVKSSKKRKNRSVEEQVHLTASTPLRPSKRSKNQNNSEWINIKEDPSCVGNKELLDKARGPSVQSKLLINKGIPKAPETQTEVSSMSANIETEKKESAPQTKKKSKNKKPPKSPEASEQVQNEPAPKSVSRCTLKESKMSESKNQDILSEKSGVVALQEDETPEEQQDKTHLDVDQTEKGPGIAGSLPSISFRSPLLEMSFNVPRIVPFPTKKKQIEILEYIQLKPISPRLLLQKGAKSDTAKQFPSNGKDSTLKLESIDTLRDQEFPDVKDKKTVSEDIKTAVATFPEDIIETSTTLPEAIAAVESAYLDNSTEAETTLPSEAEATNPLELTDSFLQNNTSMEKTPKVEKILPDDENASPIKNNVDSKDVKTEKVPIFEEELVSDSDDDVMLVDDSNIDVTCDDSDIEPIPVQDRQSLGIIRNLLRTATPLTSLPSRGDTVIFKLLKIKGNAKSGSTEFIAGRCTYVNRRTKIVTVETIIYPPEIGRILSQYYMSGLNESSEDVRTLSVHLKDMIEAKSIIPTID is encoded by the exons ATGCGCCAATCCAGCATGAAGGTAGATCTATCAAACTTTTTCAAGGACGAACGACGAAATTCGTTGGTTTTCATCGATGCAGCATGGAACAACATCAAGGACCTCCAGGACCACATACAAAACCTCTTCAGCTTG AAGGACATAAGTTTGCTCACCGCAGATGGATGCTTTCTGCCCCCGAGGGAGTCTATTAAAGTGCTGAACTCTGCCGAAGGACTCAA AGCCTTTCGGTTTGCCAGCCATGATAGTGATACCTTTGTGAGCCCTGCTCCTGTAAAATCCAGTAAGAAGCGCAAGAATCGATCCGTCGAGGAACAGGTACACCTAACCGCCTCCACTCCCCTCCGACCTTCAAAGCGCTCCAAGAACCAGAACAACTCAGAATGGATCAATATTAAGGAAGATCCGTCTTGTGTGGGAAATAAGGAGTTACTAGATAAGGCTCGTGGACCTTCTGTGCAGTCAAAGCTCTTGATAAACAAGGGCATTCCAAAGGCCCCTGAAACTCAGACAGAAGTTTCTAGCATGTCAGCGAACATCGAGACAGAGAAGAAGGAATCTGCTCCTCAgactaaaaaaaaatccaaaaacaagaaaccgCCCAAATCGCCCGAGGCATCTGAGCAGGTACAGAATGAACCTGCTCCTAAGAGTGTTTCTCGATGCACGCTGAAGGAGAGTAAAATGTCAGAAAGCAAGAATCAAGATATTCTATCAGAAAAATCTGGTGTGGTAGCGCTGCAGGAAGACGAAACTccagaggagcagcaggacaaaACACACTTGGATGTGGACCAAACTGAGAAGGGTCCTGGCATTGCTGGTAGCCTCCCATCGATCTCGTTCCGCTCCCCTCTCTTGGAGATGTCCTTTAATGTTCCGCGCATAGTTCCATTTcccactaaaaaaaaacaaattgaaattctgGAATATATACAACTTAAGCCCATCAGCCCTCGTTTGTTGCTGCAGAAAGGGGCTAAGAGTGATACGGCTAAACAATTCCCAAGCAATGGGAAGGATTCAACTTTAAAGCTCGAATCCATCGACACTTTGCGTGACCAAGAATTTCCAGATGTAAAGGATAAAAAAACTGTTTCAGAAGATATAAAGACAGCAGTTGCAACTTTTCCCGAAGACATCATTGAAACATCAACCACTCTTCCGGAGGCCATAGCAGCAGTTGAATCTGCTTATCTGGACAATTCTACTGAGGCTGAGACCACTCTTCCGTCCGAAGCTGAAGCCACTAATCCACTTGAGCTTACTGATTCATTTCTGCAGAACAACACATCTATGGAAAAAACACCCAAAGTCGAAAAAATTTTGCCAGATGACGAAAATGCATCTCCGATTAAAAATAACGTTGATTCGAAGGATGTAAAAACGGAAAAAGTACCTATTTTTGAGGAAGAATTAGTATCCGATTCCGACGACGATGTAATGTTGGTAGATGACTCGAATATCGACGTTACATGCGACGACTCTGATATTGAGCCGATTCCAG TACAAGATAGGCAATCTTTGGGCATTATAAGGAACCTACTGCGGACTGCAACTCCGCTCACTAGCCTGCCGTCCAGGGGCGATACGGTTATATTTAAACTGCTGAAGATTAAGGGAAACGCCAAATCTGGCTCAACCGAATTTATTGCCGGGAGATGCACTTACGTCAACCGGCGGACCAAAATTGTAACAGTGGAAACAATAA TTTATCCCCCCGAAATCGGTCGCATATTGAGTCAATATTATATGAGCGGGTTGAACGAGTCTTCTGAGGATGTGCGTACTTTAAGTGTTCATCTTAAAGATATGATTGAAGCCAAAAGCATTATACCCACAATCGACTGA
- the LOC6733496 gene encoding uncharacterized protein LOC6733496 produces MSHGDQSQNQSCQRSQALTGGGDSARDREKEKKGWFHSLTRRKKSDSALAVSASASTSGSQNNNNEVCVLEAADSSMASCSNGGTGTGTLRRRRDKDKRNVFARLRRKVGQGLSSLRNWHSMGDCDDGGTTDATYEFLTPAICPEPTLPFTHDYLRFIRKKWLEREDAHSPNQIMYKACSEMLNQVWYWGEISRRDSQRQLSDKPTGSFLVRDSETSGSQFTLSFRIVNVTLHYRLEYRDNFWHFEELKYESIVEMIEDILHRCTNDNFVCFVKVPNEMQPPFPVILKYPLSRYANMPKLQDLCRRVLQRQMSREQLAQLPVPAQMLEYLSVERELVFQS; encoded by the exons ATGAGCCACGGCGACCAGAGTCAAAACCAGAGCTGCCAGCGGAGTCAGGCGCTCACTGGCGGTGGTGACTCCGCAAGGGACAGGGAGAAGGAAAAGAAGGGCTGGTTCCACTCGCTGACCAGGCGCAAGAAGTCAGACTCGGCGCTGGCCGTGTCTGCATCCGCCTCCACCAGTGGATcccagaacaacaacaacgaagtGTGCGTCCTTGAGGCAGCGGACTCTTCCATGGCCAGCTGCAGCAATGGGGGCACGGGCACAGGAACTCTGCGCAGAAGGCGGGACAAGGACAAGCGAAACGTGTTTGCTAGACTACGAAGGAAGGTTGGCCAAGGGCTCAGCTCCCTGCGAAACTGGCACTCCATGGGCGACTGCGACGACGGCGGAACCACTGATGCCACCTACGAGTTCCTTACGCCGGCCATCTGTCCGGAACCCACGCTACCATTCACACACGACTACTTGCGCTTTATCCGGAAGAAGTGGCTGGAACGCGAGGACGCCCACTCGCCCAACCAGATCATGTACAAGGCCTGCTCCGAGATGCTCAA ccAAGTGTGGTACTGGGGTGAGATCTCCAGGCGCGATTCGCAGCGACAGTTGAGCGACAAGCCGACTGGGTCATTTCTAGTCCGTGACTCGGAAACCAGCGGATCCCAATTCACGCTCAGCTTTCGGATTGTGAACGTAACCCTGCATTATCGACTGGAATATCGCGACAATTTTTGGCACTTCGAGGAACTCAAGTACGAGTCCATTGTGGAGATGATCGAAGATATCTTGCACCGCTGCACCAACGACAACTTTGTGTGCTTTGTGAAGGTTCCCAACGAGATGCAGCCACCGTTTCCAGTGATCCTCAAGTACCCGTTAAGCCGGTACGCCAACATGCCCAAGCTGCAGGACCTATGCCGCCGCGTTCTGCAGCGCCAGATGTCGCGCGAACAGCTGGCCCAGTTGCCAGTGCCGGCGCAGATGCTGGAGTACTTGTCGGTGGAGCGGGAGCTGGTCTTCCAGAGCTAG
- the LOC6733497 gene encoding snRNA-activating protein complex subunit 3 — MDSTYMTTKPALNLRDFLSDYQNKISGTADEVPFFLQTNPVLVDVSDSCSLDLIESPDDSSIAVFQPAADKCRPTFSLPQENQHVPSTFTALSQHKDKSRKCPFGRTQYSHKLNPPPTDAPNLHLDACGELELTVRVYRPPRAYHRGFKVEIPVFAEEFVCLGSNYLTELRDKISCVCNGKRFVDISDDPDAPLPSIDTNPGYFFINDTFYNDQRNPNNPDYSKTVLQWAAKANGVNGETLKVESMEGKRFIDLTVSPGSPLHYLHHGNCEHLFVISQIEVLTPLSKRPDRSLYPYPHAFSTFNRRTCYMCGIRSYSFIVNQSRRQLHDPSYLCRSCFLSFFYVDGVKLGQFKAYRMYDHVELENEEEDVKEQNLPF, encoded by the coding sequence ATGGATAGCACCTATATGACAACGAAGCCAGCTTTAAACCTGCGAGACTTTCTATCCGACTATCAAAATAAGATATCCGGTACTGCAGACGAAGTGCCCTTCTTTCTGCAAACAAACCCAGTACTTGTCGACGTGTCTGATAGCTGTTCTCTGGACTTGATCGAGTCCCCAGACGACAGCTCGATTGCAGTCTTCCAGCCCGCCGCAGACAAATGCCGCCCAACCTTTTCTCTGCCACAGGAGAACCAGCATGTGCCCTCCACATTTACGGCTCTAAGCCAGCACAAGGACAAGTCCCGTAAGTGTCCCTTTGGCCGCACCCAGTACAGCCACAAACTGAATCCGCCGCCGACAGACGCTCCTAACCTCCACCTCGATGCTTGCGGTGAACTGGAGCTAACCGTGCGTGTCTATCGACCACCGCGGGCCTACCATCGCGGGTTTAAGGTGGAGATTCCCGTTTTCGCCGAGGAATTCGTATGTCTGGGCAGCAACTATCTGACCGAGCTGCGGGACAAGATCAGCTGCGTTTGCAATGGAAAACGCTTTGTCGACATCAGCGACGATCCGGATGCACCGTTGCCATCCATTGACACAAATCCCGGTTACTTCTTCATCAACGACACATTCTACAACGACCAGCGGAATCCGAACAATCCCGACTATTCCAAGACCGTGTTGCAGTGGGCGGCCAAAGCGAACGGAGTGAACGGAGAAACGCTTAAGGTGGAGAGTATGGAGGGCAAAAGATTCATCGATCTTACTGTCAGCCCCGGGTCACCGCTACACTACCTGCACCACGGCAATTGCGAGCACCTGTTCGTGATCTCCCAGATCGAGGTGCTAACGCCGCTCAGTAAACGGCCAGATCGCAGCCTGTATCCCTATCCTCACGCCTTCAGCACCTTTAACCGCAGGACCTGCTATATGTGCGGCATTCGCAGCTATAGCTTCATCGTGAACCAGTCCCGGCGACAGCTGCACGATCCCTCCTACCTGTGCCGCAGTTGTTTTCTCAGTTTCTTTTACGTGGATGGTGTCAAGCTGGGCCAGTTCAAAGCCTATCGCATGTACGACCATGTAGAGCTGGAGAACGAAGAGGAGGACGTTAAAGAACAAAATCTCCCCTTCTGA
- the LOC27206140 gene encoding uncharacterized protein LOC27206140 has translation MNDSSDSEYEDTEYLVFADFKNHIHPHQLKHEDAAIKVIGIESDTPMAEVNGSIYRGRYEHSVGTNVFFEKEKDNLASDPLFESVCRQRYQYVDKSTKVISFERVYVDNLHQEVEKSAEAEQDEQTEPKPESLKLNITYKEAINKFGEDH, from the coding sequence ATGAATGATTCCTCCGATTCGGAGTACGAGGACACAGAGTACCTGGTATTTGCGGATTTCAAGAACCACATCCACCCGCACCAGCTGAAGCACGAGGACGCGGCCATTAAGGTCATCGGAATCGAGAGTGACACGCCTATGGCGGAGGTGAATGGAAGCATCTACCGGGGACGCTACGAACATTCCGTGGGAACCAACGTGTTCTTCgagaaggaaaaggacaaCCTGGCAAGTGATCCGCTTTTTGAGTCTGTGTGTCGCCAGCGGTACCAGTACGTGGACAAATCCACCAAGGTGATATCTTTTGAAAGGGTCTACGTGGACAATTTGCACCAGGAGGTAGAGAAATCGGCTGAGGCTGAACAGGACGAGCAGACCGAGCCAAAGCCAGAATCTCTGAAGCTAAATATAACCTACAAGGAGGCTATTAACAAGTTCGGAGAAGATCACTGA
- the LOC6733500 gene encoding polyadenylate-binding protein 2 isoform X1, which translates to MADEDITLNEDQLLESLEETNGEQEAEIATEIATLTEEEASMQIDPELEAIKARVKEMEEEAEKIKQMQSEVDKQMAGGSTTGLATVPLSLEEKQEIDTRSVYVGNVDYGASAEELEAHFHGCGTINRVTILCNKADGHPKGFAYIEFGSKEFVETALAMNETLFRGRQIKVMSKRTNRPGLSTTNRFARGSFRGRGARVSRACCHSTFRGARRAIRGYRGRANYYAPY; encoded by the exons ATGGCCGATGAAGATATCACATTGAACGAGGATCAGCTCCTGGAGTCGCTGGAGGAGACGAACGGGGAGCAAGAGGCTGAGATCGCCACAGAAATCGCCACACTGACCGAG GAGGAGGCCAGCATGCAAATCGACCCGGAACTGGAGGCGATAAAGGCTCGCGTCAAggagatggaggaggaggccgaGAAGATAAAGCAGATGCAGTCGGAGGTGGACAAACAAATGGCCGGTGGGTCCACCACCGGCTTGGCCACAGTCCCGCTTTCTCTTGAGGAGAAGCAGGAAATCGACACGCGGTCCGTCTACGTGGGCAATGTGGACTACGGCGCATCGGCCGAGGAACTGGAGGCCCACTTCCACGGATGCGGCACCATCAACCGAGTAACCATACTCTGCAACAAGGCTGACGGGCACCCCAAGGGATTCGCGTACATCGAGTTCGGATCCAAGGAGTTCGTCGAGACGGCACTGGCCATGAACGAAACCCTCTTCCGAGGGCGTCAAATTAAG GTAATGTCGAAGCGCACAAACCGCCCTGGACTCTCCACCACAAACCGCTTCGCACGCGGCAGCTTCCGTGGTCGAGGAGCCCGTGTCTCCCGGGCGTGCTGTCACTCCACCTTCCGAGGCGCCAGACGAGCAAT AAGGGGTTACCGTGGTCGCGCCAATTACTACGCTCCTTACtga
- the LOC6733500 gene encoding polyadenylate-binding protein 2 isoform X2 encodes MADEDITLNEDQLLESLEETNGEQEAEIATEIATLTEEEASMQIDPELEAIKARVKEMEEEAEKIKQMQSEVDKQMAGGSTTGLATVPLSLEEKQEIDTRSVYVGNVDYGASAEELEAHFHGCGTINRVTILCNKADGHPKGFAYIEFGSKEFVETALAMNETLFRGRQIKVMSKRTNRPGLSTTNRFARGSFRGRGARVSRACCHSTFRGARRAMGYRGRANYYAPY; translated from the exons ATGGCCGATGAAGATATCACATTGAACGAGGATCAGCTCCTGGAGTCGCTGGAGGAGACGAACGGGGAGCAAGAGGCTGAGATCGCCACAGAAATCGCCACACTGACCGAG GAGGAGGCCAGCATGCAAATCGACCCGGAACTGGAGGCGATAAAGGCTCGCGTCAAggagatggaggaggaggccgaGAAGATAAAGCAGATGCAGTCGGAGGTGGACAAACAAATGGCCGGTGGGTCCACCACCGGCTTGGCCACAGTCCCGCTTTCTCTTGAGGAGAAGCAGGAAATCGACACGCGGTCCGTCTACGTGGGCAATGTGGACTACGGCGCATCGGCCGAGGAACTGGAGGCCCACTTCCACGGATGCGGCACCATCAACCGAGTAACCATACTCTGCAACAAGGCTGACGGGCACCCCAAGGGATTCGCGTACATCGAGTTCGGATCCAAGGAGTTCGTCGAGACGGCACTGGCCATGAACGAAACCCTCTTCCGAGGGCGTCAAATTAAG GTAATGTCGAAGCGCACAAACCGCCCTGGACTCTCCACCACAAACCGCTTCGCACGCGGCAGCTTCCGTGGTCGAGGAGCCCGTGTCTCCCGGGCGTGCTGTCACTCCACCTTCCGAGGCGCCAGACGAGCAAT GGGTTACCGTGGTCGCGCCAATTACTACGCTCCTTACtga
- the LOC6733501 gene encoding general odorant-binding protein 99a, which produces MKNAVAILLCALLGLASASDYKLRTAEDLQSARKECAASSKVTEALIAKYKTFDYPDDDITRNYIQCIFVKFDLFDEAKGFKVENLVAQLGQGKEDKAALKADIEKCADKNEQKSPANEWAFRGFKCFLGKNLPLVQAAVQKN; this is translated from the exons ATGAAGAACGCTGTTGCCATTCTGCTGTGCGCCCTGCTGGGTCTG GCCTCCGCCTCCGACTACAAGCTGCGCACCGCCGAGGATCTGCAGAGCGCGCGCAAGGAGTGTGCCGCCAGCAGCAAGGTGACCGAGGCCCTGATCGCCAAGTACAAGACCTTCGACTATCCCGACGATGACATCACCCGCAACTACATCCAGTGCATCTTCGTCAAATTCGACCTGTTCGATGAGGCCAAGGGCTTCAAGGTGGAGAACCTGGTGGCGCAACTGGGCCAGGGCAAGGAGGACAAGGCCGCGCTGAAGGCCGACATCGAGAAGTGCGCCGACAAGAACGAGCAGAAGTCGCCCGCCAACGAATGGGCCTTCCGTGGCTTCAAGTGTTTCCTTGGCAAGAACCTGCCCCTCGTGCAGGCCGCCGTCCAGAAGAACTAG